The Neorhodopirellula lusitana genome includes a window with the following:
- a CDS encoding 3'-5' exonuclease: MSDAVAHLIFDVESIADGELIARVRYGDEGLTPEEAVAKYQEERLEQTGSTFIPHTFMVPIAVVIAKVSKDFRLLDIKSLDEPGFRPHMMTKHFWQGWEAYNMPQWVTFNGRTFDIPLMELAAFRFGLSVPKWFDESGYKSRRNRFSTASHLDLQELLTNFSAARFNGGLNLAAQVLGKPGKMGLSGDQVQSYYDRGELMAISDYCRCDVLDTYFVFLRSMVMTGKIDLTRETELVAIAKQWIESQQETCQACADYLDKWDDWHNPWQSDEDAVLHAATQHPDTQDNAAQDAASQTATVQGVDDVNGVSKEETKVTTDASPVGSNASAAASDTDQPKSDAAPSKPA, translated from the coding sequence ATGAGTGACGCCGTCGCCCACCTTATTTTCGATGTCGAGAGCATCGCCGATGGTGAGTTGATTGCTCGTGTTCGCTACGGCGACGAAGGCCTGACTCCCGAAGAAGCGGTTGCGAAGTACCAAGAGGAGCGTCTTGAACAAACCGGTTCGACGTTCATCCCGCACACGTTCATGGTTCCGATTGCGGTGGTGATCGCCAAGGTCAGCAAGGATTTTCGGCTGCTGGACATCAAATCGCTGGATGAACCTGGCTTTCGCCCGCACATGATGACCAAGCATTTCTGGCAAGGCTGGGAAGCTTACAACATGCCCCAGTGGGTGACCTTCAATGGGCGGACGTTCGACATCCCGTTGATGGAGCTCGCTGCCTTTCGATTTGGTTTGTCGGTACCGAAATGGTTTGATGAGAGCGGTTACAAGTCGCGTCGCAATCGCTTCAGCACCGCTTCTCACTTGGACCTTCAGGAATTGCTGACCAACTTTTCCGCCGCTCGCTTTAACGGTGGTTTGAACTTGGCTGCCCAGGTGCTCGGCAAGCCGGGGAAGATGGGGCTAAGCGGCGATCAGGTGCAGTCGTACTACGATCGTGGTGAACTGATGGCGATCAGTGATTATTGTCGATGCGATGTACTGGATACTTACTTCGTTTTCCTTCGCAGCATGGTCATGACGGGCAAGATTGATCTGACCCGCGAAACCGAGTTGGTTGCGATCGCTAAGCAGTGGATCGAATCACAACAGGAGACCTGCCAGGCGTGTGCTGACTATCTCGACAAGTGGGACGATTGGCACAATCCATGGCAGTCCGATGAGGACGCAGTGTTGCACGCCGCCACTCAGCACCCTGATACTCAAGATAACGCTGCTCAAGACGCCGCCAGTCAAACCGCCACTGTCCAAGGCGTGGATGACGTGAATGGTGTCTCGAAAGAAGAAACGAAGGTCACGACGGATGCCAGTCCTGTGGGGTCGAACGCGTCAGCAGCGGCGTCTGACACCGATCAGCCAAAGTCCGATGCTGCTCCATCGAAGCCTGCCTGA
- a CDS encoding AtpZ/AtpI family protein: MSQSPASPPDPESQFGQVPPPEQARQPESDALPKRDAQSGGDAQAARDLQPSLEPRPSLEAQPSRDAQLDDLRRRYRLDDEDRSGGVSGQPAPTKQERAILLRLASAGFELASFSLLLGGGGYLIDQRLGFETSYLAIVGLLLGFSLGFYRLIVLASRLS; the protein is encoded by the coding sequence ATGTCCCAGTCGCCTGCCTCGCCGCCCGATCCTGAATCTCAGTTTGGACAAGTTCCTCCGCCTGAACAAGCCCGTCAGCCTGAAAGCGACGCTTTGCCCAAGCGAGATGCCCAGTCCGGAGGAGATGCCCAAGCCGCGCGAGATTTGCAGCCTAGCCTGGAGCCCCGGCCCAGTTTAGAGGCCCAGCCGAGCCGGGATGCTCAGTTGGACGATTTGCGGCGGCGATATCGTCTTGATGACGAAGATCGCTCTGGCGGCGTATCCGGTCAGCCTGCACCGACGAAGCAAGAGCGGGCGATTCTGTTGCGGCTGGCCTCGGCGGGCTTCGAACTAGCCAGTTTCTCGCTGCTTCTGGGCGGTGGTGGCTACCTGATCGATCAGCGGCTTGGTTTCGAGACTTCGTACTTGGCCATTGTGGGGCTTTTGTTGGGGTTCTCGCTCGGGTTCTACCGATTGATCGTGCTAGCCAGTCGGCTTTCTTAA
- a CDS encoding site-2 protease family protein — MLLQEPDPSPYDFHFRVLGFPVRIAWTFWIGAVIFGYQLALGVDRMTGPASPGLLPLMVLWSACLFVSILIHELGHAIAFRYYGMESSITLYHFGGLAKPNSGGSNFNFSNSMSPRRLDEKGELLIALAGPLAQIASAMLLVAVVVGAGYEVMAFQWMPNPISRLSEWTQGDPIRNATLFALVLFYVLPSVLWALLNLLPVFPLDGGRVMRSLVMLSGDRSDTWIWISLICGGAVALLGLTRGQPFMGLMFLSLAFGNYQMLQQPYR; from the coding sequence ATGCTGCTTCAAGAACCCGACCCATCGCCATACGACTTTCACTTCCGCGTACTCGGATTCCCCGTTCGAATCGCTTGGACGTTTTGGATCGGCGCGGTGATCTTTGGATATCAACTGGCGTTAGGTGTCGATCGCATGACAGGCCCGGCAAGTCCTGGTCTCTTACCGTTGATGGTGCTGTGGTCCGCGTGTCTGTTCGTGTCGATTTTGATTCACGAATTGGGCCACGCGATTGCGTTTCGCTACTACGGGATGGAGAGTTCAATCACGCTTTACCACTTTGGTGGACTCGCGAAACCCAATTCAGGCGGCAGCAATTTCAATTTTTCCAACAGCATGTCACCGCGTCGTTTGGACGAGAAAGGCGAGCTGCTAATTGCTCTTGCTGGACCGCTTGCGCAGATCGCATCCGCGATGCTGTTGGTGGCCGTCGTAGTCGGTGCTGGATACGAAGTGATGGCCTTCCAATGGATGCCTAATCCGATCAGTCGATTGAGTGAATGGACGCAAGGTGACCCTATCCGCAACGCAACGTTGTTTGCACTCGTTTTATTCTACGTGCTGCCAAGTGTCCTGTGGGCGTTGTTGAACTTGTTGCCGGTTTTCCCGCTCGATGGTGGTCGCGTCATGCGCTCACTCGTGATGCTGAGCGGTGACCGTAGCGACACGTGGATTTGGATCAGCCTGATCTGTGGTGGCGCGGTTGCGTTACTTGGTCTAACGCGTGGTCAACCCTTCATGGGTTTGATGTTCTTGTCGTTGGCGTTTGGTAACTACCAAATGCTTCAACAACCGTATCGCTAA
- the upp gene encoding uracil phosphoribosyltransferase, with the protein MSQVSVVDHPVVAHHLTLLRDERTRPSEFRAAVRRLAMLIGVYATADLKTRSVSIQTPITETEGACLDVSISIVPILRAGLGMVDPLLDLLPDASVWHLGLYRNEETAEPVGYYDKLPCNGASDVALVLDPMLATGGSIDLVVRRLQEWGVRDIRVLSIIASQVGIDRVARDFPDVKLHVGVIDPSLNEQSYIVPGLGDAGDRIFDTPQSS; encoded by the coding sequence ATGAGCCAAGTTTCCGTAGTTGATCATCCAGTCGTCGCACATCATTTGACGCTGCTCCGAGACGAGCGGACACGCCCCAGTGAGTTTCGGGCGGCGGTACGACGACTGGCCATGTTGATCGGCGTGTATGCCACCGCTGACTTGAAAACTCGCAGCGTTTCGATCCAAACACCAATCACGGAAACGGAAGGGGCTTGCCTGGACGTTTCGATCAGTATCGTGCCGATCTTGCGAGCGGGTTTGGGGATGGTCGATCCGTTGCTGGACCTGTTACCTGACGCTTCGGTGTGGCATCTGGGCTTGTATCGCAACGAAGAAACGGCCGAGCCGGTTGGCTATTACGACAAGCTGCCCTGCAACGGAGCGTCGGATGTCGCCTTGGTGCTCGATCCAATGTTGGCGACAGGCGGTTCGATTGACCTTGTCGTTCGCCGGCTGCAAGAGTGGGGTGTGCGTGACATTCGTGTCTTGAGCATCATTGCATCGCAGGTTGGCATCGACCGCGTTGCACGTGACTTTCCCGACGTCAAATTGCATGTCGGCGTCATCGATCCGTCGCTGAATGAGCAGTCGTACATCGTGCCCGGTCTAGGCGACGCAGGTGACCGCATCTTCGACACGCCACAATCCAGCTGA
- a CDS encoding type IV pilus twitching motility protein PilT, which translates to MSHGKPAKSAPSGPARDMSADAVAARLKASLLQQKGELEVDKIFRALVKLEGSDLHLKVGQPPMVRVRGELKPLNRPPIESEEMVRLLLPMMDERNLIIFEEEGGADFSYACEVDGVRWRFRVNMLKALGNIGLVARRISNFIPDFRGLFLPESIEQLCHYEQGMVLLAGVTGSGKSTTIGSMLNYINSIYRKHILTLEDPIEFIFTEDKALINQREVGQDVANFSIGMKHAVREDPDIILVGELRDEETFMTAIHAAETGHLVFGTIHAASASTCIGRILDLFPEEMHRAIRSAIAFNMKGIVAQKLLKSIRPGVPRVPTCEVMTFSPMIRKLVLEGHDNKLPDAIRIGAEDGMQDFTMSLQKLIDDDLIDRPTAFAVAPNKDALKMALKGIDVKAPGII; encoded by the coding sequence ATGTCCCATGGTAAACCTGCCAAGTCGGCCCCTTCCGGTCCCGCGCGCGATATGTCCGCTGACGCGGTTGCGGCACGGCTGAAAGCCTCGCTGCTGCAACAAAAAGGTGAATTGGAAGTCGATAAGATCTTCCGCGCTCTCGTCAAGCTGGAGGGCTCCGACCTTCACTTGAAAGTGGGGCAACCACCGATGGTGCGAGTTCGTGGTGAACTGAAGCCGCTGAACCGACCCCCGATTGAAAGCGAGGAGATGGTGCGGCTGCTGTTGCCGATGATGGATGAGCGGAACCTGATCATCTTTGAAGAGGAAGGCGGCGCTGACTTTTCGTACGCCTGCGAAGTGGACGGAGTGCGGTGGCGGTTTCGGGTCAACATGCTGAAGGCGTTGGGGAACATTGGACTGGTCGCACGGCGAATTAGTAACTTCATTCCCGATTTTCGCGGTCTGTTCCTTCCGGAATCTATCGAACAACTTTGCCATTACGAACAAGGCATGGTGCTGCTCGCCGGAGTGACCGGGTCGGGAAAAAGTACCACGATTGGTTCGATGCTGAATTACATCAACAGCATCTACCGTAAGCATATTCTGACCCTGGAAGACCCGATCGAGTTCATTTTCACCGAGGACAAAGCGCTGATTAACCAGCGGGAAGTCGGCCAAGACGTGGCGAACTTCTCGATCGGTATGAAGCACGCCGTGCGGGAAGACCCCGACATCATCCTGGTCGGTGAGCTTCGTGACGAAGAAACCTTCATGACCGCCATTCATGCCGCTGAAACCGGGCACCTGGTATTTGGCACGATCCACGCCGCCAGTGCATCGACTTGCATCGGGCGGATCTTGGACCTGTTCCCTGAAGAGATGCACCGCGCCATCCGCAGTGCGATCGCGTTCAATATGAAAGGCATCGTCGCCCAGAAACTGCTCAAGAGCATTCGGCCGGGCGTGCCGCGTGTGCCAACTTGTGAAGTGATGACTTTCAGCCCCATGATCCGCAAGCTGGTTCTGGAGGGGCATGACAACAAGCTTCCCGATGCGATTCGAATCGGTGCCGAAGACGGAATGCAGGACTTCACAATGAGTCTGCAGAAGTTGATTGACGATGACTTGATCGACCGCCCGACCGCGTTTGCTGTCGCACCAAACAAAGACGCTCTGAAGATGGCCCTGAAGGGCATCGACGTGAAAGCTCCCGGAATTATCTAG
- a CDS encoding DUF4912 domain-containing protein, whose translation MISNADLSLQTRKELAELAKNYGVAGWHSMRKDDLVTEIKKVQRRLRRKAATTAKKQTPAAKPASSTAKRAPRKSSAPALPTESTVSASRGTPAPRSASPARSKTRKTPSRNDIPLPELSEPKVSAKTLRIRAEMRRRRELMQKHKDLSTSTLVGGTAMSGGTSTHRSSSPHSDRIVLLVRDSYWLQTSWEITRNSVQRAQSAMAEQWHTAVPTLRLLAVGDVASNRAETVSRDIPVHGGVSNWYIDVQDPPSRYRVAIGYLASNGDFHCLCRSNVVETPVPGDCERLDEHWEDIAEDYERIYALSGGLESGSADLRAAFEERLQRRMPHVNESGSTTGDPSLLRQSKLRLDVDAELIVFGKTDPTASVMVSGHPVKLQEDGAFTVRMELPDKRQVLPVTAETRDGLRQRTTVIAVERNTKAMDTVELHENN comes from the coding sequence ATGATTTCCAACGCCGATCTAAGTTTACAGACTCGCAAAGAACTTGCTGAACTGGCGAAGAATTATGGGGTGGCGGGTTGGCACTCAATGCGAAAAGACGACCTGGTAACCGAGATTAAGAAAGTCCAGCGTCGCCTTCGTCGCAAAGCAGCGACAACCGCAAAAAAGCAGACTCCAGCGGCTAAGCCTGCGTCCAGCACCGCAAAACGGGCCCCTCGCAAGTCGTCTGCTCCCGCCCTTCCAACCGAGTCAACGGTTTCGGCCTCGCGTGGCACACCAGCACCCCGTTCGGCGTCACCCGCTCGCTCCAAAACGCGTAAAACGCCGTCACGCAACGACATTCCGTTGCCGGAACTATCCGAACCGAAGGTGTCCGCCAAAACACTGCGTATTCGTGCTGAAATGCGTCGTCGTCGCGAACTGATGCAAAAGCACAAGGATCTGTCGACCAGTACATTGGTCGGCGGCACCGCCATGTCGGGCGGCACCAGCACTCACCGCAGCAGTTCGCCTCACAGTGATCGCATCGTGTTGCTGGTCCGTGATTCGTATTGGCTGCAAACTAGCTGGGAAATCACTCGCAACAGCGTCCAACGAGCCCAATCGGCCATGGCCGAGCAATGGCACACCGCAGTCCCCACGTTGCGGCTTTTAGCCGTAGGTGACGTTGCCAGCAATCGCGCTGAAACGGTCTCGCGGGACATTCCTGTCCACGGCGGTGTGAGCAACTGGTACATCGACGTCCAAGATCCACCATCGCGATACCGTGTCGCCATCGGCTACCTCGCCAGCAACGGTGATTTCCATTGCCTTTGCCGAAGCAACGTCGTCGAAACACCCGTTCCTGGCGATTGCGAGCGTTTGGACGAGCACTGGGAAGACATCGCCGAAGATTACGAACGCATTTACGCGTTGAGCGGCGGGCTGGAATCCGGTAGCGCCGATTTGCGAGCCGCATTCGAAGAGCGTCTGCAACGCCGCATGCCGCACGTCAATGAATCGGGAAGCACCACCGGCGACCCATCGCTGCTTCGCCAGTCAAAACTTCGCCTGGATGTGGACGCGGAACTGATCGTATTCGGTAAAACAGACCCAACCGCGTCGGTAATGGTTTCGGGACACCCCGTGAAGCTTCAAGAAGATGGTGCGTTCACTGTCCGAATGGAACTGCCCGACAAGCGTCAGGTGCTGCCAGTCACCGCAGAAACACGTGACGGCTTACGTCAACGCACAACGGTCATCGCGGTCGAACGAAACACGAAAGCAATGGACACCGTTGAACTGCACGAGAACAACTAA
- a CDS encoding ThuA domain-containing protein translates to MSHLLHRFLVFTLVAVCAAALTTQVQAEDTKPLNVLLITSGCCHDYDFQSKAIQLATEKAGVKAVWTVVNDGGKGTDAEIDFYSSENWADGFDVVVHNECFAKTVNPEYIRSITKVHKSGVPAVVIHCAMHTYRNTDIDDWREFLGVTSRRHEHQAHYGVTIAKADHPIMRDFPEAYTTPMDELYVIEKVWPNTTVLATSKSEKSGETHPVFWTNQYGDARVFGTTYGHSNDTFKDAVYLETLTRGMLWAAGRLE, encoded by the coding sequence ATGTCCCACCTGCTCCACCGATTTCTTGTATTCACCCTCGTTGCCGTGTGTGCCGCAGCACTCACCACTCAAGTTCAAGCGGAAGACACCAAACCGCTGAACGTGTTGCTGATCACCAGCGGATGCTGCCACGACTACGACTTTCAATCCAAAGCGATCCAGCTCGCAACTGAAAAAGCTGGAGTCAAAGCGGTATGGACCGTCGTCAACGATGGCGGGAAAGGGACCGATGCCGAGATCGACTTCTATAGCTCGGAGAACTGGGCGGATGGATTCGACGTGGTGGTCCACAACGAGTGCTTCGCAAAGACGGTTAACCCGGAATACATCCGCAGTATCACCAAGGTTCACAAGTCCGGTGTACCTGCCGTGGTGATCCACTGCGCCATGCACACTTACCGGAACACCGACATCGACGATTGGCGTGAATTCTTGGGCGTGACCAGCCGTCGCCATGAGCACCAAGCTCATTACGGTGTGACGATCGCAAAAGCGGACCACCCGATCATGCGAGATTTCCCTGAAGCCTACACCACGCCGATGGATGAACTTTACGTGATCGAAAAGGTCTGGCCCAATACGACTGTGCTGGCGACTTCCAAAAGCGAAAAGTCCGGTGAGACCCATCCTGTGTTCTGGACCAACCAGTATGGCGACGCACGCGTCTTCGGCACCACCTACGGTCACTCAAACGATACCTTCAAGGACGCGGTCTATCTGGAGACTCTGACCCGAGGAATGCTTTGGGCCGCCGGACGATTGGAGTAA
- a CDS encoding prolyl oligopeptidase family serine peptidase, with protein sequence MIPLLFFVSCQASTAFSQPMTYPQTARQEVTDDYHGRKVDDPYRWLEDVESDETAAWVKSQNELTQSYLANLPSREPMRKKLEELWDYERTGLPVHRGERYFFTHNDGLQNQSVVYTVPDSTSADNLAAERKVLIDPNTLSEDGTMSLGSWHPSEDGSLIAYSIADGGSDWRTWRVRDVESGKDTVDQVEWSKFSGIAWTPDGKGFYYARYAEPQAGAELTGTNENQMLYLHRLGTPQSEDQLVFERPDEPQWGFSPTVTEDGRYLVIEVWKGTQPKKQVFIQDLTVPSGAITPLIAGFDADYHLIGSIESTLYFLTDHEAPKRKLIAVTYDSQADQTDAAPVDRSTWKTIVPESEDLLEDISLLGQSFYASYLSDALSKVQRWSLSGDLLGDLELPGKGSVGGLGGRQDATETFFTFSNYVTPPSLHRVDVASGKSQLWLRPEVPFDVDAYRTEQIFCVSKDGTRIPVLVTRHRDSQNDGSNRTLLYAYGGFNISLTPAYSPAVAAWLDAGGVYAVANLRGGGEYGSEWHEAGTRLQKQNVFDDFIAAAEHLIDTGVTSKARLAIRGGSNGGLLVGAVMTQRPDLFAACLPAVGVMDMLRYHKFTIGWAWANEFGSSDEEDQIDNLLSYSPLHNLKPGTCYPATLITTADRDDRVVPGHSFKFAAALQDAQSQATGCENPTLIRIETRAGHGAGTPTSKKIDEYADLWAFLIENLGSDSTVPSH encoded by the coding sequence ATGATACCGCTGCTGTTTTTCGTGTCCTGCCAAGCCTCCACAGCATTTTCACAACCGATGACCTACCCCCAAACCGCTCGCCAAGAAGTCACTGACGATTATCACGGCCGAAAAGTCGACGATCCTTATCGCTGGCTGGAGGACGTCGAGAGCGACGAAACAGCGGCCTGGGTGAAGTCGCAAAACGAACTCACGCAAAGCTACCTGGCTAACTTGCCATCGCGTGAACCGATGCGAAAGAAGCTGGAAGAACTGTGGGACTACGAACGCACCGGACTGCCTGTCCATCGCGGCGAACGATACTTCTTCACCCACAACGACGGCCTGCAAAACCAGAGCGTGGTGTATACTGTTCCGGACTCCACATCAGCAGACAACTTGGCGGCCGAGCGAAAGGTATTGATCGACCCCAACACACTGTCAGAAGACGGCACGATGTCACTGGGATCTTGGCATCCCAGCGAAGACGGTAGCCTGATCGCATACAGCATCGCTGATGGCGGCAGTGACTGGCGAACTTGGCGTGTTCGAGACGTGGAATCGGGAAAAGACACCGTCGACCAAGTCGAATGGTCCAAGTTCAGCGGAATCGCCTGGACGCCCGACGGCAAAGGCTTCTATTACGCTCGCTATGCCGAACCGCAAGCTGGTGCCGAACTGACGGGAACGAACGAGAACCAGATGCTGTACTTGCATCGCTTGGGTACACCGCAATCTGAAGATCAATTGGTCTTCGAGCGTCCCGATGAACCCCAGTGGGGCTTCTCGCCCACCGTTACCGAAGACGGACGTTACCTGGTCATCGAAGTCTGGAAAGGAACCCAACCTAAAAAGCAGGTGTTCATCCAAGACTTGACGGTCCCCAGTGGCGCAATCACGCCGCTGATTGCAGGCTTTGACGCGGACTATCACCTGATCGGATCGATTGAATCAACGCTGTACTTTTTGACCGACCATGAAGCTCCCAAACGGAAGCTGATTGCGGTGACGTACGATTCGCAAGCCGACCAAACCGACGCAGCACCCGTTGATCGCTCGACATGGAAGACGATCGTTCCTGAAAGCGAAGACTTGCTGGAAGACATTTCGTTGCTGGGGCAATCGTTCTACGCCAGCTACCTCAGCGACGCACTTAGCAAGGTGCAACGATGGTCCCTTAGCGGTGACTTACTGGGTGACTTGGAACTGCCGGGCAAAGGCAGCGTCGGCGGCTTAGGCGGCCGACAAGACGCCACGGAAACGTTCTTCACGTTTAGCAACTACGTCACGCCACCCAGCTTGCACCGCGTCGATGTGGCCAGCGGCAAAAGCCAGTTGTGGTTACGGCCAGAGGTTCCATTCGATGTTGACGCTTACCGAACCGAACAAATATTTTGCGTCAGCAAGGATGGCACTCGCATCCCAGTGCTGGTCACCCGCCATCGTGATTCCCAAAACGACGGTTCCAACCGAACGCTGCTGTACGCATACGGCGGCTTCAACATTTCATTGACGCCGGCTTACTCACCCGCTGTAGCCGCATGGCTTGATGCGGGTGGCGTGTATGCCGTTGCCAACCTACGTGGTGGTGGAGAGTACGGTAGCGAATGGCACGAAGCTGGCACGCGATTGCAGAAACAAAACGTCTTCGATGACTTCATCGCTGCCGCTGAACATTTGATCGACACCGGCGTGACATCCAAAGCAAGGCTTGCAATCCGAGGCGGCAGCAACGGTGGACTGCTTGTGGGTGCCGTGATGACACAGCGTCCCGATTTGTTTGCTGCATGCTTGCCTGCCGTTGGAGTGATGGACATGCTCCGGTACCACAAATTCACAATTGGCTGGGCATGGGCCAACGAGTTTGGTAGCAGTGACGAAGAAGACCAAATCGACAACCTGTTGTCGTACAGCCCACTGCACAATCTGAAGCCTGGCACGTGCTATCCCGCCACACTGATCACGACCGCGGATCGGGACGATCGAGTGGTGCCCGGTCATAGCTTTAAATTTGCCGCTGCCCTGCAGGACGCTCAGTCACAAGCGACCGGCTGTGAGAATCCCACGCTAATTCGCATCGAGACACGTGCCGGCCACGGTGCAGGCACGCCGACCAGCAAGAAGATTGACGAGTACGCGGACCTATGGGCGTTTCTAATTGAAAACCTGGGGTCCGATTCGACTGTGCCGTCACACTAG
- a CDS encoding ATPase, T2SS/T4P/T4SS family, producing MAQETTEVQLWQTVAPVEYIPKLKERTEAQSLLIATRQGPGYLIAGGQLAHAIQSRATHILLDFSQNACSIRYQIDGNWEQLPPLDRETGDAMLYALKQLALMNPADRRGSQKGSLGLKVVKDKYDLSIQSQGVPTGERVICRLEAEKMPFSGLADLGMRDKMIEQFKEQLNSDGNMVMITAKKGEGVTTLWNVAINSADRLVRDFQSFEPAEAPEPEIINISPNLYGGDTGKTELEVVSRMVLREPDVLMFPNPPSPEALQVCLEKVVEEDRQLIHRMAADSPIGALLSFVQRYPDSRKIVTEKIGAVLHQRLIRRLCDNCKVGFEPPPQLLAQLGIPAGRVPVMYAPFIPPPIEQQVDENGQPAPITPCHVCGGRGYYGRIGVFELLRPGPQFRAAMAKTSDASQLFSIAKSEGHRGVQAEAVLSVARGLTSLDELKRAFAKG from the coding sequence ATGGCTCAGGAAACAACCGAAGTTCAACTCTGGCAAACTGTCGCGCCAGTCGAATACATCCCCAAGTTAAAGGAACGCACGGAAGCCCAGTCGTTGCTAATCGCGACACGACAGGGGCCCGGCTACTTGATCGCGGGTGGGCAACTTGCACACGCGATTCAGTCGCGCGCGACCCACATCTTGTTGGACTTCTCTCAAAATGCGTGCTCGATTCGCTACCAGATTGATGGCAATTGGGAACAACTGCCGCCGCTGGATCGCGAGACCGGCGACGCCATGCTCTACGCCCTGAAACAACTGGCGTTGATGAATCCCGCCGATCGTCGCGGTTCCCAAAAAGGATCGTTGGGGCTGAAGGTTGTTAAAGACAAATACGATCTATCCATTCAGTCGCAAGGCGTTCCCACCGGCGAACGAGTGATCTGTCGTCTCGAAGCCGAGAAGATGCCCTTCAGTGGCCTCGCGGACCTGGGCATGCGAGACAAGATGATTGAGCAGTTCAAGGAACAGCTCAACAGTGATGGCAACATGGTCATGATCACCGCCAAGAAAGGGGAAGGCGTGACCACGTTGTGGAACGTTGCGATCAATTCCGCCGACCGTTTGGTGCGTGACTTTCAATCGTTCGAGCCTGCCGAAGCACCGGAGCCCGAGATCATCAACATCTCGCCGAATCTATATGGCGGCGATACCGGTAAGACCGAACTCGAAGTGGTCAGCCGGATGGTGTTGCGTGAGCCAGACGTGTTGATGTTCCCGAACCCGCCATCCCCAGAAGCCTTGCAGGTTTGTTTGGAGAAGGTGGTTGAGGAGGATCGGCAATTGATTCACCGCATGGCCGCCGATAGTCCAATCGGCGCGTTGCTGTCCTTTGTTCAGCGCTATCCTGACAGTCGCAAGATCGTGACCGAAAAGATTGGGGCTGTGCTTCATCAGCGGCTGATTCGTCGGTTATGTGACAACTGCAAAGTGGGCTTCGAACCACCGCCCCAGTTGCTGGCCCAGCTCGGGATTCCCGCGGGTCGGGTGCCGGTCATGTACGCACCATTCATCCCGCCGCCGATCGAACAGCAAGTCGACGAGAATGGTCAACCGGCACCGATCACGCCTTGTCATGTCTGCGGTGGCCGCGGCTACTACGGTCGCATCGGTGTGTTCGAATTGTTGCGTCCAGGACCGCAGTTCAGAGCCGCGATGGCAAAGACCAGCGACGCAAGTCAGTTGTTCTCGATCGCGAAATCGGAAGGGCACCGAGGAGTCCAAGCGGAAGCGGTTCTTTCGGTCGCACGCGGTCTGACCAGCCTGGATGAACTCAAGCGAGCATTCGCGAAGGGCTAG